GGCTCCGTGCGACCGTCCAGTGCGGCGAACGCGGAGCGCCTCTCCGTTGGGCGTAAGGGCGGGTCCCTGCCACGTGGCAGGGACCCGGTCCAACGTGCCGGCACAACGTTGTGCGGATGCTCAGGCCGACAGCCCAAGGGCAATTGCCGTGCCCTAACGCACCGACGCGGCGGATGAACGCGGCGCAGAGGCGCGAACCGGTCGGCCGTTCAAAGGCCATCCGGGACGGTGTCAGCCATCGGTAACGGTGCGATCTTCCTTCCGGCGCCCGGACGAAGTGTTCGTGGTCGCCACGGAGACGGCTGGCTGACATTGGAGGGGCTTCCGCCGCCTTGGATCCTCAAGAGACGGCTTCACCACGTTATTTGACGGAAGGACAGCAAGGATTCACATGACATACAACTTGCATCACAGACCCCGCCGACTGACGGTGGTGGCCACGGCCGCAGCCGCAGCCCTGCCACTGCTCATCGCGCTTCCCGGCACCGCACAGGCCGCCGACGCGGCGAGCTGCGTCGCGGGCGGACCAACGCACGCGGTGAACAGCGCGGGGTCGCTGCTCCAGTACAAGCTGAAGTCACCGATCGACGGGGCCGGTGGCTACGTCAACCCCACCACCATCGGCTCCAGTTGGAACCTCTACCCGCTGGTGCTCTCCGGCCCGCACGGGAAGTTCTACCTGTTCAAGGCGGACGGCACGTACTACGGCCGGCGGGACAACGCCACCGGCACCTGGCCCGTGAGCGTCAGGAAGATCACCAGCGACTTCGGCTGGCTGGCGGACGCGGCGGACCGCAACCAGGTCACCGTCGACCGGTCCGGACGGATGTGGGTCCTGCTCAACAACGGCCAGCTGAACCTGTACCAGTACGACGGTTCCGGCGACGTCTGGAACGCCGCCTCCACCGGTGGCGTGGTCGACACGGGCTGGAACCGCTACGACCTGATCACCGCGGCCGACGACGGCGTGATCTACGGTCGTTCGGCGACCGACGGCAAGCTCTACCGCTCCCGCTACGACGCCACCAGCCAGCGCTGGACCGAGCGCCATGTGGAGGTGAGCACGAGCGACTGGCGCCAGTTCAAGTCGCTCAGCTCCAACGGCGGCGACACCCTGCTGGCGGTGAAGACCACCGGCGAGGCGTACTACTACCGCTTCGACGAGAACAACCGGACCTGGCCGGTGAACAGGGTCCAGGTCGGCACCTCGGGCTGGCAGAACCTGCTCAGCGTCTCCGCCGCGCCCGACAGCTGCAAGATCCTGGCCGGTCACACGCCCGCGGCACCCGCGCGCGCTCAGGAGACGTACACCCGCGCCTCGGTGATGCAATCCTCGACCGGATCGCTGGAGATCGCGTACACGGACAACATCGGCCGTCTGGTGCACGGCCGGATGAAGGACGCGTCCAACATCAACGACGTGCAGTGGACGACGCTCTCCGGTAACGAGAACGCCTTCACCGGGCAGCCGTCGCTGGCCGAGCACACCGACGGCCGGGTGGTCGTCAGCGCGCACAACACCTCCGGCAGTGTCTGGCAGCGCAACCAGACCGCCAAGTCCGCTGCGGACTGGGGCAGCTGGACCGACCTCGCGGGCGCGATGGCGCAGCAGGCCGTCACCGCCAAGACCCCGTCCGGGCTGTTGGCGCAGTTCGCCGCGGACAAGGACGGGAAGCCCTGGTACCGCCTCCAGGCCGCGGCCAACGGCAGCTTCAAGGGCTGGATGCCCCTGGCCGGCACCGGCTTCACCGGCCCCTTCACGACCGTGGTCGTGCAGGACGGAATCCAGCTCTTCGGCAAGGACGCCTCCGGCCTGCTGAACACCGCCCTCTTCAAGGACGACGGCACCCTGTCGGCCTGGACCCCGCTGGGCGCGCAGGCGATCACCGGCACCCCGGCCCCGGTCGTCTACCCCGGCTACCGCATCCGCGTCTTCGCCACCGACCCGAACGGCACTGTGGTGAGCACCACCCAGTCCACCGCGGGCGGGGCGTACGGCGACTGGACCCCGGTCGGCGACCTGACGGCCAAGGGCTCTCCGAGCGCGGTGATCTCCCCGCTCAACGGCATCACCGAGATCGTCGTCCGCGGCGCCGACGACACCATCTACAGCACCGGTGAGACCACTCAGGGCAGCGGAGCCTGGCGCACCTGGAGGTCGGTGAGCGTCGAGACCGCGGCGACCGAGCCCACGGCCTTCGCGTACACCAACGCGAGCGGCCCGACCTGGGCCTACTCCTTCCGTACGGCCGACAACCAGACCCGTATCTACCAGGTCCAGCAGTGACGACTCGGGGGCGGCCGGCCGGCCGCCCCCGTGAGTCCGGCCCGCATCAGGCCTGCGGGACCCGCTCCGGCTCCGGCTCCCGCCCGCGCGGGGCCGGCTCCGGTCGGAGCATGATCGTCCGGGAGACCACAAAGGTGATCGGGATCGCCGCGCCCGCCGCGATCAGCGGCGCGTAGCGGCTGCCGAAGTGCAGTACGTCCACCAGCAGATAGACGCCGATCGTGGTGACGACGAAGTTCGCGGCGTTGGTGAGCGGGAAGAGCAGGAACTTCCGCCAGGTCGGCCGGGTCCTGTAGGTGAAGTACGAGGTCAGGAAGAAGGACCCGACCATGCTGAGCGCGAAGGCGATGACATGCGCCGCGACATACGGCAGCCAGGTCAGCAGGGCCAGATAGATCCCGTAGTACGTCCCGGTGTTCACCACCCCTACCAGGGCGAATCTGACCATCTGGACCTGGACCGTCATCGTTTTACGAGCTCCCCCGTGCGTGTACGCCGCTCTCCTTCCTGCTGGTGCGGAAGGTCGGCGTTGGTGGCCTTCACCAGGAAGTGCGGTCGCCGCTTCACCTCGTAGTAAATACGGCCGACGTACTCGCCGACCACCCCCAGCATCAGCATCTGTACGCCGGCGAGTGCGGTGACCGCCACCAGAAGGGTGACATACCCGGGGGTGTCCACGCCGTTCACCAGGGCGACACCGACAATCCAGGCGGCATACGCCATGGCGAGCGTGACAAGCAGCAGCCCGAGATAGACGGCGGCCCGCAACGGCTTGTTGTTGAAGGAGAGAAGACCGTCGAGGCCGTAGTTGAGCAGCTTTCCGAAACTCCATTTGGAGCGTCCCTGCTCACGCAGCGCATTCTCGTACTCGAAGGTCGTGGTGCGGAATCCGACCCAGGCGAAGATGCCCTTGGAGAACCGGTTGTACTCGGTGAGTTCGAGGATCGCATCCACGGTACGGCGCGACAGCAGCCGGAAATCGCCCACGCCGTCAACGAGTTCCACGTCGACGAGGCGGTTGATCAGCCAGTAGTAGGCGCGGGCGGTGACGGTGCGGGTAACCCGGTCGCCCTTGCGGGTGCGCCGGGCGATGACCTGGTCGAATCCCTCCCGGTGCAGCTGCAGCATGCGCCGGACCAGCTCCGGCGGGTGCTGGAGGTCGGCATCCATGATGACGACGGCGTCTCCCTCGGCATGCTGGAGGCCGGCGAGCATCGCCGCTTCCTTGCCGAAGTTGCGGCTGAAGGAGACATAGCGGGTACGAGGGTCGGCCGCGGCGATCTCCTCGAGGAGAGGGAGCGTCCGGTCCTGGCTTCCGTCGTCCACATAGACCAACTCGAATTCGTCCCCGAGCAGGGAGAGTTCTGCGGTCACATGTTCATGGAAGCGGCCGATGATCTCCTCTTCGTTGAAGCACGGAACAACTATCGAGATCAGCACGGAAGAACAACATCCCACCCGAATGTCCCGTGCGGATTCCCTGCGTGACGCGTAGGCGACCATTGCGTGAACTGGGCTTCCCGGTGGATGTTTTCACGATCGGCGCTGGCATATTCAAGGAATCATGTCGACTCTGCAATCCGCGCGCGGCCGCGCCGCCGCCCTCGCCGCGCTGATCACCGTGGGGACCGTGTGCGGCGGTGACGCCGTCGCCCGCAGCTTCCCCTTCGGACCGCACACCCGCAGCGTGAACGACCTCGGCAATCAGTTTGTGCCGTTCCATGCCCATCTGTGGGATCTGCTGCATGGCCGTGCGGACGGTGGGCTGCTGCTCAACTGGCAGTCCGGCTACGGAACCAGCTTCCTTCCCGACCTCGGGACCTATCTGACCAGCCCGTTCTCCCTGCTGGTCGGGCTCTTCCCGCGGGACGAGATCGATCTCGCCGTCTATGTGGTCACACTGCTGAAGATGGCGGCGGCGGCCGCTGCCATGACCTGGCTGCTGTTCTCCCTGCACCAGGGCGGACGCTGGTGGATGGCGGCGGTGCTCGGCGGCTCGTACGCACTGTGCGGTTGGTCGGTCGTCGAGGCCTCGTACAACCCCATGTGGATGGACGGCCTGGTCGCCTTCCCCCTGCTGTGCCTGGCCGGCGAGTGGGCGCGCACGGCACGGCGGCCGCTGCTCGGCCCGTTGATCGTCGCGGTGGCGTGGATCGCCAACTTCTACACCGCCTACATGGCGACCATCGGGGCCGCACTGGTGCTCGCGGTGCGGCTGCTGACGGCGGATACGGACGCACGGGAGCGGATGCGGGCGCTGCTGCGGGCCACCCGGACCGTGCTGCTCGGTATCGCGCTGGCAGGGCCCGTGCTCATCCCCGTCTTCCTCGGTTCCCAGCACGCCTATCCGGGGTGGACGAGGCAGTTCTCGCCGGCCGGCTGGGCCGATGTGTTCGCGCGGACGCTGCCCGCGACGTACAGCTTCTTCACTCCCGCCGTCTTCCTGGGCAGCGGTGCGCTGCTGCTGGCGTGCACGCTCGCCTTCAACGGCGCCGTCCCGCGGCGCGAGCGCTGGGTGTGGACCGGTCTTGCCGTGTCGGTCGCGCTCTCCCTCCAGTGGGGGCCGACCCATCTGGTGTGGCATGTCTTCGCGACGCCCAACGGCAGCCCGTACCGGCAGACCTTCGTCTTCGCCGGAATCCTGGTGATCGCCGCCTGGATCTGTCTCTCCTCCGACTGGCCGGGGCGGCGTGCCCTGCTCGGCGGCGGCGCCGTGGTCACGGCGACCGCGCTCGCCGGCGCCACCAGTGAGCTGGTCACCGTCTGGACGCTTCTGCTGTTCGCGGCCGGGTTCGCGGCGGTCGTCGGCGGTCTGCTCCTGGCCGGCCGTGGCACATACACCGTCCTCGCCGCGCTGCTGCTCAGCGGCACGCTGGTCGGCCAGGCCGCGGCGACCACCGCATACGCCGACCGGATGAAGCTCGGCAGGCTGGACGACTACCCGGCCTGGGGCGAGCCCCACAGCGAGCGCGCGGCGGCGGTGGCGAAGGCCGACGGCTGGCCGCGCTACCGCACCGACCCCGGCCGCGACCAGATCACCGGGAACGATCCGGTCCTGCTGGGCGGCCAGGGCGGCCAGTACTACAGCAGCCACACCCCGGATGTGTACACGCGCACGCTGGCCGCACTCGGCGCGGGCTGGACGTCCAACGGCCGCAGTGTGCAGTCCCTCGACAACCCGGTCACGGACGCGATCTTCGCCGTCGGAGCACGGGTGCGCACCGCTCCCGGGAAGCACCCGGAGGCGACCCGGGCCGAGCAGGTGCCGCCGCTGGTGACCGTGCGGCCGCCCGGGGCCGAGCCGCGGTACGACTGGAACCCCTTCCGCAACCAGGAGCGGCTGCTCGGCTCCGCGGTCTACGACACCCCCGCCGGTGGCTCCTGCCCGGTCGGCAGCGAGGTCTTCCTCTGGGCACCCGACTACACCGGCAGGGCAAGGCTCGGCGACTCGCCGTGGGTGACGCTGCGCGGCGGACAGCCGAAGCGGCGTGCCGCGCTCACGTCGCTCGGGACGGTGAACTCGCCGGGCGAGAAGGTCGGTTACAGCAAGGACCCCCACCGCACGACGCTCGGCTGTCTGGACCGGGCGAAGCTGACCGCCGCCGTGGACCGGCTGAAGAGGACCGGCGCGCTCTCGGTCGAGGTGTCCGACAGCGGCGTACGGGCAGAGCTCCCGCCCGGCACCAAGGGGACTGCTGTCCTCGCCGCGACCCGGATCGCGGGCTGGACCTGCAACGGCAAGCCGGCCGGCTCCCACCTGGGGCTCGTCGCCGTACCGCTGGACGGCTCCACGACACGGGTGGACTGCTCCTTCCGCCCTCCCGGCCTGAAGGCGGGTGCGGCGATGGGATCCACGGGCCTGCTGGGGCTCGTACTGATGGCGTTGCTGCCCGGGGTCCGCAAGCGGTCGCGCCGCGCCCCGGAAGCCGCAGACACCACCAGCGACACGAACAACAGCCAACTACAGAAGTCACACTGACTGTTCATCAACTCGTGAGCTTGCAAGGGATCTTGTTCATCTGAGGGCCACCGCACCGTTCACCATTCGACGCCTAACGTCCAGCCCATGACGAGGATTTCACCGCGTGCTCACATAAGACGCACTGCCCTGACCGCAGCCCTTGCCGTCGCCGTTCCCGTGCTCGTGGCGCTGCCCGCCGGAACCGCCCAGGCGGCCAACGCGCCGGTGACCTGCACCACCACCGGCCCGACGTACACGCTGGACCCGGCGGGCAAGCTGTACCGGCAGGACATGCCGACGCCCATGACGGGCGCCGCGCTGCCGAACGGGAGCGTCATCGACTCCACCTGGACCGGCTACGGCCAGATGATGGCGGGCCCGGCCGCCACCTTCTACGGGATCAAGTCGGACGGCCTCTACTACTCCCATCGCATCAGCGCCTCGGCGACCTGGGACGTCCACCACAAGAAGATCAGCTCCGGCTTCACGGAGTTCAAGGCCGCGGGCAAGACCGATGAGATCACCATCGACCGCGGCGGCTACATCTGGACGCTGGCGGGCTCCACCGGCGGACTGCGCTGGTACAAGTACGACGCCGCTGCCGGGGACTTCATCACCGGCAGCGGAAAGATCGTCGACATGGGCTGGGACCGCTACGACGCGATCTACGCCGCCGACAAGGGCGTGATCTACGGCCGCTCGGCGACCGACGGCAAGCTCTACCGCTCCCGCTACGACGTGACCAGCCAGCGCTGGATCGAGCGGCATGTCCTGGAGTCCGCGGCCGACTGGAGCGACTCCAAGACGATCACCTCCTTCGGCGGCGACACGCTCTTCCGTGTCAAGGGCAACGGCGCGGTCACGTACTACCGCTTCGACGAGGGCATCCGCGACTTCCCGGTCTACAACAAGCAGCTCGAGGCGAGCGGCTGGGCCGCGTTCACGTCGGTGTCCGGCGCGCCCGACGCCTGCCGGATCGATGTCAACCACACCCCGGCCTCGCCGTCCGTGCCGCTGGAGAACTACAGCCGGGCCTCGGTGATGCAGTCCTCGGCCGGCTCCCTGGAGCTGGCGTACACCGACAACATCGGCCGTCTCGTGCACGGCCGGATGGGCGATCCGAACGACATCAACGGCGTCCAGTGGACGACCATCTCCGGCAACGAGGCGTTCTCCGGGCAACCGACGCTGGCCGAGCACACCGACGGACGCGTGGTCGTCACCGGGCACAACACCTCCGGCAGCGTCTGGCAGCGCAACCAGACCGCCAAGTCCGGTGCGGACTGGGGCAACTGGATCGATCTCGCGGGCGCGATGGCGCAGCACGCCGTCACCGCCAGGACCCCGTCCGGTCTCCTGGTGCAGTTCTCCGCGGACGCGGACGGCAAGCCCTGGTACCGCATCCAGCAGCGTGCCAACGTGGACTTCATGGGCTGGACACCGCTCGCGGGCTCCGGCTTCACCGGTCCCTTCACCGCCGTGACCGTACGGGACGGCATCCAGCTCTTCGGCAAGAACGCCTCCGGGGTCCTGAGCACCGCGCTGTTCAAGGAGGCCGGTTCGCTCTCCTCCTGGTCGTCGCTGGGCGCGCAGGCCGTCACCGGCACGCCGACCGTGGTCATCTACCCCGGCTACCGTCTCCGCGTCTTCGCCACGGACGGTCTCGGCAAGGTGGTGACCACGGCCCAGTCCGCCGAGGGCAGCACCTACGGCGAGTGGAGCACCGTCGAGGGGCTCACCGCCAACGGCTCCCCCAGCGCCGTGATCTCCCCGCTCACCGGACTCACCGAGATCGTCGTACGCGGCGAGGACGGCTACACCTACAACACGGGTGAGACTGTCCAGGGCAGCGGCACCTGGCGCACCTGGCAGCAGGCCTCCTTCGAGGCCTCCGCCACCGAGCCCACCGCGTTCACCTACACCAACGCGACCGGCCCGACCTGGGCGTACTCCTTCCGTACGGCCGACAACCAGACCCGCGTCTACCAGGTGCAGCAGACCTCGTCGCTGAGCGCGATGCGCGCCGGGGACAAGGCACCGGCCTTCACCGGCCGCGCGCTGCCCCGCCCGTAAACGGCACACGACACCTACCGCCGTCCGGTCCCGCAAGGACCGGACGGCGGTCGGCGTTGTGCCCGAGGCCATAACGAGAAAGGCCCGAAATCCCTTGGCCCACATACGAACCCGGCTCAGAACCGCCCTGGTGGGGCTGAGCCTTCTGCTCGCGGCCACCGCCGCCCCTTCGGTCACCGCACCACCCGCCGCCGCCAGCGGCACCCAGAAATCCGCCGACGCCCTGACCGGCACCGAGCAGATCCTCTTCCGCTCCGGTACCGCGGGCTACGGCTGCTTCCGCATCCCCTCCCTCGTACGCACCAAGGCCGGCACGCTCCTCGCCTTCGCCGAGGGCCGCAAGTCCCCCTCGTGCGCCGACCGCGGTGCCATCGACATCGTGGTCCGCCGCTCCACCAACGAGGGGCGCACCTGGGGCCCGGTGCGCGTGGCGCTCTCCGGCAGCGAGAGCGACCGGGAGGCTCCGTACACCAGGGGCAACGCCTCGCCCGTCGCCGACGGGACGACCGGGGAGGTCTTCCTGCTCTCCACCTCGGAGCCGGCCACCGCCGAGCCCGGCGGCAAGCGTCTGCCGTGGCTGCAGCGCAGCACGGACGACGGTCTCAGCTTCGATACTCCGGTGCCACTGCCGCGGTTCAGCGGCGGGGACGTGGGCTGGTACGGCACGGGGCCCGCGCACGGCATCCAGCTGCGCAACGGCCCCGCCAAGGGCCGGCTGGTGGTCGGCGCGTACGAGAGTCCCACGTCCCATTCGCAGTACGTCGGCCTCATCTACAGCGACGACCACGGCGCTCACTGGAAGACCAGCGAAACCGCCGACTCCTTCGAGAAGGACGTACTGCTGCCGGGCGAGCCGGCCGTCGCCGAACTCGACGACGGCGGTGTCTACATCGCCGCCCGGAACAACACCGACGCAGGACACCGCAGCCATGCGGTCAGCACCGACGGCGGTGTCACCGTCCCCGCGCAGCGACTCGTGCCCGGCCTGGTCACCCCCCAGGTGCAGGGCTCCGTGCTCGCGTTGCGGCAGACCTACCGGAGTGTGCCCGGCGACACGCTCGTCTTCGCCGCTCCCTCCCACGCCACCGACCGGCAGTCCATGCGCATCCGTTACTCGACGGACCGCGGTGCCACCTGGCGCGACGCGTCCGGCGGCCTGATCAACAACAAGCGCGCGGGCTACTCGGACATGGCCGAGCTCGGTGACGGACAGCTCGGGCTCGTCTACGAGGGAGGCACCGACTTCTCCGCCGCGAACATCTACTTCAACCGCTTCACGCCCGGCTCGGTCGGCGTGCCGGGCACCTTCACCGGCTCGCCGAATCCGCAGCCGTCGCCGGCCGCCGGCCGCACCACGCCCGACTCCGGTCCCGAGGCGAACGACGCTTATCTGGGCGGCAGTTCGGCGCTCGGCGCCGGGCGCTTCGGCCAGGGCCTGGCGCTGGACGGAACGGGCGACTTCGCCGATCTCCCCTACACCCCGTCCCTCGATCCGGGTGCGGGTGATGTCACATACTCGTTCTTCTTCCGGTACTCGGCGACCGCGAGCAGCCCGCAGCAGGCGCTGATGTGGGCGTACGGATTCGGCACGGGCAAGCCGCAGCTGTGGATCCGCGCGCAGCCCGCCCAGGACCGGATCCTGGCCCTCGCGGAGACCGCCGCGGGCTCGGTGCAGATACCGCTGCCCGACGCCGGGACCTCGACTGCGTACGGCGACGGTGCCTGGCACCAGCTGTCGCTGGTGCGCTCCGCCGACCAGATCCGTATCTCCGTGGACGGCAGGATCCCCGCCATCGCGACCGGGGTCACCGGCTCGCTGACCGACACCCGCGCCAAGGGCGTCGACGGTATCCGTCTCGGTGCCAAGCCGGACGCGGGCGCCGGCGAGTACTTCACCGGCTCGATCGACGAATTCCGGGTCCACCGGACAGTCCTCACCGACGCTCAGCTGGATGCGCTGCGCACGGCGAACAGCGCGCGGGACGCGGAGGCCGCCCAGTCCGTCCGGCTGGCCTTCCAGGTCGCCGACACCGCCGACGTGCCCGCGCTGACGTCGGTCGGCGTCGAGGACGATGTCTCCGGGCACTGCGCCGACGGCACCCTCCTCGGCGGACTGCCCGACGAGGACGCGGGCCGGATCGGCAAGGGCGCGATCGGCGTCTCGGCCACCCGGCCCGGTGTCGAGACGCCGTACGTCCCCACCCTCGATGTCGGGGCGGACGACTTCACCTACACGCTGTGGTTCTCGCACTCGGCGACCGCGTCGACCCCGAACTCGGCGCTGCTGTGGGCCTACGGCTCCACGTCCGGGCAGCCTGCCCTGTGGGTGCGCGCCCAGCCCGCCCAGGACCGGCTGTTCGCCTGGGCGGAAACCGCGGCGGGGCCCGTCCAGATCGCTCTGCCCGACCCCGGGACCTCGGTCGCCTACGGCGACGGCACATGGCATCTGCTGGCCGTCAGCCGCAGCGGCGACCGGCTGCGGCTGAGCGTGGACGGGGCCCCCGCCACCGAGGCTGCCGGTCTGTCCGGGTCCCTGACCAGCGCCGCGAATCCGGAGGGGGTCCGGGTCGGGTCCAAGCCGGGCAGTCTCGACATCCTCACCGGCCGTCTCGACGACGTCCGGCTCTACCGGCGCGCCCTCACGGAAGCCGAGTTGAAGAAGGTGACCGGATCCGCGGCGGGTTCGGCCGGCGGCTATCCGGCCGACCCGCCCGCGCTGTGGTGGTCGATGGAGGCCGGCAACACCGAGGTCCACTCGGTCGCACGGCCGGCGTCCGGGCCCGCGACGCCCGACTCCTCCGTCCACTGCAGCCACGCCTATGTCCGGGGCGGTGCACTGCCCTCGTCCTGGTCGGGCGGGGGCAGGTTCGGCTCCGGGCTGCCGCTCGACGGCACGGACGACAGCGTCGAACTGCCCTATGGCTCCGACAAGGCGCTGGGCGGCGGCGACTTCACGGTCGCGACTTGGCTCAAGTACACCGCCGGCCCCACAACCGGCAGCCAGGTCATCCTGTGGTCGTACGGGGTGGGTGGCGCGGAACGGCAGTTGTGGCTGCGGGCCCAGCCCTCCCAGGACCGGCTCACCGCACTCCTCCAGACGGACACCGCCACGGTCCAGCTGTACGGGGCCGACAGCGGCAGCGCGTCCGGTTTCGGCGACGGCGCCTGGCACCATGTCGCACTCGAGCGCTCCGGCGGTCTGCTGTCCCTCTCGGTGGACGGCAAGCTGCTGGACGACGCTCCGGTGCCGGCCGGCTCGGTGACGTACGGGGACAGCTTCGCGGTGTCCGGGATCCAGCTGGGCACGCGGCCGGACGGCGTGGAACGGTTCAAGGGCTCCCTGGACGAATTCCGTCTCGTGCGGCGGGCATTGACCGATCAGGAGCTGACCGCGCTGCGGTCGTCGAACGCGGACACCGGGACGGCCACCACCGTCCGGCTGCCCTTCGACACGCTGTCACCGCAGGGGCACGCCCGGATGTGACCGGCCGGCCCGGTCAGCCACTGTGAAACTGCTGCTGCCGGTCGAGCGCACGCCGCAGCTCGACCGGCAGCTGGTGGTAGGGCCCGTACGTCCGCTCCGCGTCGTACAGCAGGGCCTGCAGCTGCTGCCGCGCCGCCGCATGGTCACCCACCGCGAGCAGCAGATTCCCGATGCGGTGGCGTACGTCGAAGGCGCGGGCGGGGTCGGAGGCCTGCTGGTTCTCGTAGTACGGCAGCACGGCCCGGTACTCCGC
This portion of the Streptomyces sp. NBC_01750 genome encodes:
- a CDS encoding LamG-like jellyroll fold domain-containing protein, with protein sequence MAHIRTRLRTALVGLSLLLAATAAPSVTAPPAAASGTQKSADALTGTEQILFRSGTAGYGCFRIPSLVRTKAGTLLAFAEGRKSPSCADRGAIDIVVRRSTNEGRTWGPVRVALSGSESDREAPYTRGNASPVADGTTGEVFLLSTSEPATAEPGGKRLPWLQRSTDDGLSFDTPVPLPRFSGGDVGWYGTGPAHGIQLRNGPAKGRLVVGAYESPTSHSQYVGLIYSDDHGAHWKTSETADSFEKDVLLPGEPAVAELDDGGVYIAARNNTDAGHRSHAVSTDGGVTVPAQRLVPGLVTPQVQGSVLALRQTYRSVPGDTLVFAAPSHATDRQSMRIRYSTDRGATWRDASGGLINNKRAGYSDMAELGDGQLGLVYEGGTDFSAANIYFNRFTPGSVGVPGTFTGSPNPQPSPAAGRTTPDSGPEANDAYLGGSSALGAGRFGQGLALDGTGDFADLPYTPSLDPGAGDVTYSFFFRYSATASSPQQALMWAYGFGTGKPQLWIRAQPAQDRILALAETAAGSVQIPLPDAGTSTAYGDGAWHQLSLVRSADQIRISVDGRIPAIATGVTGSLTDTRAKGVDGIRLGAKPDAGAGEYFTGSIDEFRVHRTVLTDAQLDALRTANSARDAEAAQSVRLAFQVADTADVPALTSVGVEDDVSGHCADGTLLGGLPDEDAGRIGKGAIGVSATRPGVETPYVPTLDVGADDFTYTLWFSHSATASTPNSALLWAYGSTSGQPALWVRAQPAQDRLFAWAETAAGPVQIALPDPGTSVAYGDGTWHLLAVSRSGDRLRLSVDGAPATEAAGLSGSLTSAANPEGVRVGSKPGSLDILTGRLDDVRLYRRALTEAELKKVTGSAAGSAGGYPADPPALWWSMEAGNTEVHSVARPASGPATPDSSVHCSHAYVRGGALPSSWSGGGRFGSGLPLDGTDDSVELPYGSDKALGGGDFTVATWLKYTAGPTTGSQVILWSYGVGGAERQLWLRAQPSQDRLTALLQTDTATVQLYGADSGSASGFGDGAWHHVALERSGGLLSLSVDGKLLDDAPVPAGSVTYGDSFAVSGIQLGTRPDGVERFKGSLDEFRLVRRALTDQELTALRSSNADTGTATTVRLPFDTLSPQGHARM